A region from the bacterium genome encodes:
- a CDS encoding type II secretion system protein GspG, translating to MNEREITKCARHPARPAVARCVVCGEPVCEECARVVDGKYYCGRDVPPAEATPAAPAPRGGRLRPGLLLALAAVVGAAWGALALLRPAMEWGAEFYRGELTRARLDDVADAADYYKRDMGRYPTAEGGLLALVEEPPGDGGWLGPYLPESYVVDGAVADAAGKPLAYESSAKEHVVKAAGKDGELGTADDVRLRLEGRAERESRPAFPSLWGALKEGRRGRF from the coding sequence GTGAACGAGAGAGAGATAACGAAGTGCGCGCGCCATCCGGCGCGGCCCGCCGTCGCGAGGTGCGTCGTGTGCGGCGAGCCGGTGTGCGAGGAATGCGCCCGCGTGGTAGACGGCAAGTACTATTGCGGCCGCGACGTTCCGCCGGCCGAGGCGACTCCCGCGGCCCCGGCGCCGCGCGGCGGCCGACTTCGGCCCGGCCTTCTGCTCGCGCTCGCCGCCGTGGTGGGGGCGGCGTGGGGCGCGCTGGCGCTGCTCAGGCCGGCGATGGAGTGGGGCGCCGAATTCTACCGGGGCGAACTGACGCGCGCGCGGTTGGATGACGTCGCCGACGCCGCGGACTACTACAAGAGGGACATGGGACGCTATCCCACGGCGGAGGGAGGGCTCTTAGCGTTGGTGGAGGAGCCGCCCGGCGACGGCGGGTGGCTCGGGCCCTACCTGCCGGAGTCGTACGTCGTGGACGGCGCCGTCGCGGACGCCGCCGGCAAGCCGCTGGCCTACGAGTCGTCGGCGAAAGAGCACGTCGTCAAGGCCGCCGGCAAAGACGGCGAGCTGGGCACCGCGGATGACGTGAGACTTCGTCTCGAGGGACGCGCCGAGCGCGAAAGCCGGCCCGCTTTCCCGAGCCTGTGGGGGGCTTTGAAAGAAGGCCGGCGGGGTCGATTTTAG
- the larC gene encoding nickel pincer cofactor biosynthesis protein LarC: MKILFIDGSAGASGDMLLAALLELTGGRTALEEGLARLELAGVRLVYPPRRRGGVEATGVEVVVSGEAPHFDDVRTVERLLDRAELSPYVRSGATRTFRKLADAERRAHRVAVGHAGFHEVGAADAVVDVVGAFTLLELVAAERVVASPLRLGSGCVDAAHGTLPVPAPATLELLRGVPAFAGDVPGEFTTPTGAALIASVADEFGPMPTMTVERVGYGPGAADPTGFPNVLRAFAGEGAAEEEPCGEDMVTVLEANVDDMTAEELSFAARALFDAGALDVAVTPAVMKKGRPGHIVKIIGRPEDRGRLCDLTLSYTSTLGVRSYDARRKTLERRVVTVESEYGTGKVKLAVGPGGETFAHAEYDSAAELAARAAVGVREVARALEAAALEKEPPRPNKKGAGTGRPPDDTPLK; encoded by the coding sequence ATGAAAATCCTCTTCATAGACGGGAGCGCCGGCGCGAGCGGCGACATGTTGCTCGCCGCGCTGCTCGAGTTAACGGGAGGCCGCACGGCCCTCGAAGAAGGTCTGGCCCGGTTGGAACTCGCCGGCGTTCGGTTGGTGTATCCGCCGCGGCGCCGGGGCGGCGTGGAGGCGACGGGGGTTGAAGTCGTGGTCTCGGGCGAGGCGCCGCACTTCGACGACGTGCGGACGGTGGAGCGCCTGCTTGACCGCGCGGAGCTGTCGCCGTACGTCCGGAGCGGCGCGACGAGAACCTTCCGCAAGCTCGCCGACGCCGAGCGACGGGCGCACCGCGTCGCCGTGGGCCACGCCGGCTTCCACGAGGTGGGCGCGGCGGACGCCGTCGTCGACGTCGTAGGCGCTTTTACTTTGCTTGAGCTCGTGGCGGCCGAGCGCGTCGTCGCCTCGCCGCTTCGGCTCGGCTCGGGTTGCGTGGACGCCGCCCACGGCACGCTGCCCGTCCCCGCGCCGGCTACGCTCGAGCTCCTACGCGGCGTCCCGGCCTTCGCCGGCGACGTCCCGGGCGAGTTCACGACCCCCACCGGCGCGGCCTTGATAGCGAGCGTCGCCGACGAATTCGGGCCGATGCCGACGATGACGGTGGAGCGCGTGGGCTACGGCCCCGGCGCGGCCGACCCCACCGGATTTCCCAACGTCCTCCGCGCGTTCGCGGGCGAGGGCGCCGCCGAAGAGGAACCGTGCGGCGAAGACATGGTCACCGTCCTCGAGGCCAACGTGGACGATATGACGGCCGAAGAGCTGTCGTTCGCGGCCCGGGCGCTGTTCGACGCCGGCGCGTTGGACGTCGCCGTTACGCCGGCGGTCATGAAGAAGGGACGCCCGGGGCACATCGTGAAGATAATAGGCCGGCCCGAGGACCGCGGCCGCCTGTGCGACCTTACGCTCAGCTATACTTCCACCCTCGGCGTCCGGAGCTACGACGCCCGGCGCAAAACGTTGGAGCGGCGCGTCGTGACGGTCGAGAGCGAATACGGGACGGGAAAAGTAAAACTCGCCGTGGGGCCGGGGGGCGAGACGTTCGCCCACGCGGAGTACGACAGCGCGGCGGAGCTGGCGGCTCGAGCCGCCGTCGGCGTTCGGGAAGTGGCCCGGGCGCTCGAGGCCGCGGCTTTGGAGAAGGAACCGCCCCGGCCCAATAAAAAAGGCGCCGGCACCGGCCGCCCGCCCGACGATACGCCGTTAAAGTAA
- the larB gene encoding nickel pincer cofactor biosynthesis protein LarB, with amino-acid sequence MDRRKLEELLRAVAAGELSVDGAVERLKHFPYADLGFARVDTHRALRAGFPEVIFCQGKTPAQAAAIAARIAETGSAVLATRATAEAYEAVREKCPGARYHEEGRVVVVPGETAVEPRGRVLVLSAGTADIPVAEEAAVVAETVGCHVERVYDVGVAGLHRLLDKLDAIHKADCIIVVAGMEGALASVVAGLGGGPVVAVPTSVGYGASFGGVAPLLTMLNSCAGGVVVVNIDNGFGAGYAAALIARGATVEK; translated from the coding sequence ATGGACCGCCGTAAGTTAGAGGAGCTGCTGCGCGCCGTCGCGGCCGGCGAGCTGAGCGTCGACGGCGCCGTCGAGCGTTTGAAACACTTCCCCTACGCCGACCTGGGCTTCGCCCGGGTCGATACCCACCGGGCGCTTCGCGCCGGCTTCCCGGAGGTAATATTCTGCCAGGGGAAGACGCCGGCGCAGGCCGCGGCCATCGCCGCCCGCATCGCCGAGACGGGCTCCGCCGTCCTGGCCACGAGGGCGACGGCCGAGGCGTACGAGGCCGTGCGCGAGAAGTGCCCCGGCGCGCGCTACCACGAGGAAGGCCGCGTCGTCGTCGTACCGGGCGAAACGGCCGTAGAACCGCGCGGCCGGGTGCTCGTCCTATCCGCGGGGACCGCGGACATCCCGGTGGCGGAGGAGGCCGCGGTGGTGGCGGAGACGGTCGGGTGCCACGTCGAGCGCGTCTACGACGTCGGCGTCGCGGGCCTCCATCGCCTCCTCGACAAGCTCGACGCTATCCATAAAGCGGACTGCATAATCGTCGTGGCGGGGATGGAGGGGGCGCTGGCGAGCGTCGTCGCCGGTTTGGGCGGCGGCCCGGTGGTCGCGGTCCCCACGAGCGTCGGCTACGGCGCGAGCTTCGGCGGCGTCGCGCCGCTGCTGACGATGCTGAACTCGTGCGCCGGCGGCGTGGTCGTGGTCAACATCGACAACGGCTTCGGCGCCGGCTACGCCGCGGCCTTAATAGCACGCGGCGCAACGGTCGAAAAATGA